From a single Lolium rigidum isolate FL_2022 chromosome 7, APGP_CSIRO_Lrig_0.1, whole genome shotgun sequence genomic region:
- the LOC124669741 gene encoding cyclin-D6-1-like, with protein MEEYAYEYDNEFDLENPFTSPADEPIASLLDAEGHHSPSVSAAASAARRDAAGFISKVRYDGELAAHPRVAYLALNYVDRFLSKRQLPFEHKTWAPRLLAISCLSVAAKMQRAAAISVADIQRDEEFMFDAATIRRMERVVLGALEWRARSVTPLAFLGFFLSACFPPPRSPPLLDAVRNRAVDLLIRAQPEVKMAEYPASVVAASALLAAAGEVAGAHLPAFHAAVAACPFVNSEKLRECGEAMAAACGIGIGTAVTASGDTPVTVLGHGHYRSASSESDRTVGSVADAKKRCMGPPSRWG; from the exons ATGGAGGAGTACGCGTACGAGTACGACAACGAGTTCGACCTCGAGAACCCATTCACCAGCCCCGCCGACGAGCCGATCGCCAGCCTCCTCGACGCCGAGGGCCACCACTCGCCCTCcgtgtccgccgccgcctccgccgcccgccgcgacGCCGCCGGATTCATCTCCAAG GTGCGCTACGACGGCGAGCTCGCCGCGCACCCGCGGGTCGCCTACCTCGCTCTCAACTACGTGGATCGGTTCCTCTCCAAGCGCCAATTGCCG TTCGAGCACAAGACGTGGGCGCCGCGGCTGCTCGCCATCAGCTGCCTCTCCGTCGCCGCCAAGATGCAGCGCGCCGCCGCGATCTCCGTCGCCGACATCCAG AGGGACGAGGAGTTCATGTTCGACGCGGCGACGATCCGGCGCATGGAGCGGGTGGTGCTGGGCGCGCTGGAGTGGCGCGCGCGGTCCGTGACGCCGCTCGCGTTCCTCGGCTTCTTCCTCTCAGCGTGCTTCCCGCCGCCGCGGAGCCCGCCCCTGCTCGACGCCGTCAGGAACCGCGCCGTCGACCTCCTCATCCGCGCCCAGCCCG AGGTGAAGATGGCCGAGTACCCGGCGTCCGTGGTGGCCGCGTCAGcgctgctcgccgccgccggagaggtcGCCGGCGCCCACCTccccgccttccacgccgccgtggccgcctgcCCCTTTGTAAATAGC GAGAAGCTACGGGAGTGCGGcgaggcgatggcggcggcgtgcggcattGGCATCGGGACGGCGGTGACGGCGAGCGGTGACACGCCGGTGACGGTGCTGGGGCACGGCCACTACCGGAGCGCGAGCTCGGAGAGCGACCGGACGGTGGGATCGGTGGCCGATGCGAAGAAGCGGTGCATGGGGCCGCCCTCCCGGTGGGGGTAG